From Lutra lutra chromosome 14, mLutLut1.2, whole genome shotgun sequence, a single genomic window includes:
- the TMEM72 gene encoding transmembrane protein 72 isoform X2, with the protein MVRMLRSIRLLTEGVAAPEPAFEEGWAEALCELQLLIGVGTETFLQGQFKSLAFYLLFIGAAVSVCEGAYFVAQLLAICFQCQPESLAYRAREKARWLGCFQKFLAYMLLSVACFLHPVLVWHVTIPGSMLIITGLAYFLLSKRKKSKASPEVLASPEQYTDPSSSAVNTTGSGDTEQTYTFHGAFKDGPSSLFVHMKSILKGAKKPGALQCPDTLLGLTLEPADSLVKKKQVHFEDSTVRIIPSLTEDLDDGDSEPEETTSDTTPIIPPPQAPIFLSSLADTSLF; encoded by the exons ATGGTGAGGATGCTCAGAAGCATCAGACTTCTTACAGAGGGAGTGGCTGCCCCAGAACCAGCATTTGAAGAGGGCTGGGCAGAAGCTCTTTGTGAACTGCAGT TGTTGATCGGCGTGGGCACTGAGACCTTCCTCCAGGGGCAGTTCAAAAGCCTGGCTTTCTATTTGCT GTTCATAGGCGCTGCCGTCTCCGTGTGTGAAGGGGCGTACTTTGTGGCTCAGCTGCTGGCCATCTGCTTCCA GTGTCAACCAGAGTCCCTGGCCTACAGAGCAAGGGAGAAAGCCCGCTGGTTGGGCTGCTTCCAGAAGTTCCTGGCGTACATGCTGCTGTCTGTGGCCTGCTTTCTCCATCCCGTCCTGGTCTGGCACGTGACCATCCCAG gctccatgctcatcatcACTGGCCTGGCctacttcctgctgagcaagcgGAAGAAGAGCAAGGCCTCCCCGGAGGTGCTGGCCTCCCCTGAGCAGTACACGGACCCCTCCAGCAGTGCCGTGAACACCACTGGCTCTGGGGACACCGAGCAAACCTACACCTTCCACGGGGCCTTCAAGGATGGGCCCAGCTCCCTCTTCGTCCACATGAAGAGCATCCTGAAGGGGGCTAAGAAACCCGGTGCCCTCCAGTGCCCAGACACCCTGTTGGGGCTGACCTTGGAGCCCGCTGACTCGCTGGTCAAGAAGAAGCAGGTGCACTTTGAGGACAGTACGGTCAGAATCATCCCGTCTCTCACTGAAGACCTGGATGATGGGGACAGCGAGCCGGAGGAGACCACCTCTGACACCACCCCTATCATCCCTCCCCCACAAGCCCCTATCTTCCTGTCTTCTCTCGCAGACACCAGCCTGTTCTGA
- the TMEM72 gene encoding transmembrane protein 72 isoform X3 → MLLSVACFLHPVLVWHVTIPGSMLIITGLAYFLLSKRKKSKASPEVLASPEQYTDPSSSAVNTTGSGDTEQTYTFHGAFKDGPSSLFVHMKSILKGAKKPGALQCPDTLLGLTLEPADSLVKKKQVHFEDSTVRIIPSLTEDLDDGDSEPEETTSDTTPIIPPPQAPIFLSSLADTSLF, encoded by the exons ATGCTGCTGTCTGTGGCCTGCTTTCTCCATCCCGTCCTGGTCTGGCACGTGACCATCCCAG gctccatgctcatcatcACTGGCCTGGCctacttcctgctgagcaagcgGAAGAAGAGCAAGGCCTCCCCGGAGGTGCTGGCCTCCCCTGAGCAGTACACGGACCCCTCCAGCAGTGCCGTGAACACCACTGGCTCTGGGGACACCGAGCAAACCTACACCTTCCACGGGGCCTTCAAGGATGGGCCCAGCTCCCTCTTCGTCCACATGAAGAGCATCCTGAAGGGGGCTAAGAAACCCGGTGCCCTCCAGTGCCCAGACACCCTGTTGGGGCTGACCTTGGAGCCCGCTGACTCGCTGGTCAAGAAGAAGCAGGTGCACTTTGAGGACAGTACGGTCAGAATCATCCCGTCTCTCACTGAAGACCTGGATGATGGGGACAGCGAGCCGGAGGAGACCACCTCTGACACCACCCCTATCATCCCTCCCCCACAAGCCCCTATCTTCCTGTCTTCTCTCGCAGACACCAGCCTGTTCTGA